The sequence TGGCGGTGCACACCCACGTGGGCAAGGACCCCCGCTTGGCTGATCCCCGTACCGTGGAGGTTCCCGACCCGGAGCGGGTGGTGGTCCTCACCCAGACCACCCTGAGTGTGGAGGACACCCTTAAGACCATAGAAATCTTAAAAAAGCGCTTCCCCAAACTGGTGGTCCCCGCCAGAAAAGACCTCTGCTACGCCACCCAGAACCGCCAGGAGGCGGTCCGGCGCATCGCTCCCCATGTGGATCTCTTCCTGGTGCTCACCAGCCCCCACTCCTCCAACGGCATGCGCCTTTTGGAACTGGCTCAGAGCCTCACCGGCAGGGCCTACCGCCTGGAAAGCGCCCGGGATCTCCGGGAGGAATGGCTTCAGGGTGCCGAGAGTGTGGGGATCACCTCCGCCGCCAGCACCCCTGAGGACCTGGTGCAGGAGCTGGTGGCGCTCCTGCAGGCAAAAAATCCGGGCCTCGAGGTGATCGAGGAAGGCGAGGAGGAGGGCATCGTCTTCCGCGAACCCAGGGCCCTGTCCCCGGAGGAGGTCTTAAGGGGTGTCTGACCACCGCCTTTCCGTGGCCCCCATGGTGGACCGGACGGACCGGCACTTCCGCTACCTGGTCCGCCAGATAAGCCGTAAGGTGCGGCTTTACACGGAAATGACCGTGGACCAGGCGGTGCTCCGGGGAAAGGCCGAACGGCTTCTCGCCTTCCACCCAGCGGAGCACCCCATCGCCTTGCAACTTGCGGGTTCGGACCCCAAGAGCCTGGCGGAGGCGGCGCGGATAGGCCAGGCCTGGGGGTACGACGAGGTGAACCTGAACCTGGGTTGCCCCTCGGAGAAGGCCCAAGAGGGAGGGTTTGGCGCCTGTCTCCTCCTAGACCCCATAAGGGTGGCCGAGATCCTCAGGGCCATGGTGGAGGCGGTGGAAATCCCCGTCACGGTGAAGCTCCGCCTGGGGGTGGAGGGGGAAAGGTATCCCCTCCTCGCCCGTTGGGTGGAACGCTATGGGGAAACGGGGGTCAGGGTGTTCATCGTCCATGCCCGTAGCGCCTTGCTGGGGCTCTCCACCCGGAAGAACCGGGAGGTTCCCCCCTTGCGCCACGACTGGGTCCACCGGCTCAAGGAGGATTTCCCCCACCTCACCTTCGTCCTGAACGGGGGGGTACGCACCCTGGAGGAAGCCCTTCCCCACCTGGAGAAGGTGGATGGGGTCATGATGGGCCGGGCGGTCTACGAGGACCCCTTTGTATTGGCGGAGGCGGACCGGCAGGTGTATGGCCTGGACCACAGGCCAAACCGCCTGGAGGTGGCCCAGCGCATGCGGGCCTATTTGGCGGAAGAGGCGGAAAGGGGCACCCCCCCTTGGGCGGTGCTGAGGCACCTGCTGAACCTCTTCCGGGGACAAGCCGGGGGAAGGCTTTGGCGGCGCCTCCTTTCGGAAGGGCGTTCCCTGGATGCCTTGGACCAGGCCCTAAGGCTTCTTCAGGAGAAAGTAGGCCAGGAGGGCGAGGAGGAAAACCCAAACCCAAAGGGGAATGCGGCGGTGAAGCGGGCGGGGCTGGGGCTTTCCCGTCAGGGGATCTAGGGGGACAGGCGGGCGCATCTTGAGCCGGGTGGCCCGCTTCATGTGGGCCACCATCCTGTCCAGGTCCCCCTTCTTCTTATAAAGGGCCGCCAGGTTCTCGTGGACCAAGGGGTCGTCCGGGGCCAGCTTCAAGGCCCGCTGGTAAAGGTCCAAGGCCGCCTCCAGTTCCCCCCGTTCCTGATAGAGGTTGCCCAGGTTGACCAGGGCCCGGTGGTGCTGGGGATCAAGGGAAAGGGCCTTGTGGAAGTGGGCTTCGGCCTCCTGCCGCCTCCCCTCCCCCACCGCCTTGACCCCCAGGACCACCTCCCTTTCCGCGGCGAACAGGGGGTCTTCCAAACGCTCCGGAGCCTCCTCCAAGAGGCGAAGCCCCGCTAAAAGCCTTTCCTTAGGCCCTTCGGGAAAGCCTTCCGCATAGGCCCTGGCCCCGGGATAGTCCTTGTGCCGAAGAAGCCGCACGAAGTGAAGCAGGGCCTGGGCCTCGAGATCCCCCGCCAGGGCCTTGGCCTCGAGGTCCTTCACCATCCCCTTTAGCCTAAGGCCAAACGGTAAACCCGGCGGTAGGCCTCAGCGCTTTTGGCCCAGGAGAAGTCCTTTTCCATGCCCCTTAGACCCAGGGCCTCCGGCCCCAAGCGGAAAAGGCGCAGGACCCCATAGAGCAGGCCCTCCGGGTGGTAGGTTTGGAAGAGCACCCCCGTGCGCCCGTCCTCAACGGTGTCCTTAAGCCCCCCCACCGCCCGGGCCACGGGAGGGGTGCCGTAGCGCTGGGCGATCATCTGCACCAGGCCGCAGGGCTCAAAGCGGCTCGGAACCAAAAGGGCATCGGCCCCCGCATAGGCCAGGCGGGCCAGGGCCTCGTCGTAGGCCTCCACAAACCGCACAAAGCCAGGGTTCTCCTCCTCCGCCCGCCTAAGGGCCTTCCCCAAGCCCTCCTCCCCCACCCCCTGGACTAGGAGGCGAAAACCCAGCTCCCGCAAGCGGGGGATGGCCTCTAGGATGAGGTCCAGGCCCTTCTGCCCATCCAGGCGGCCCACGTAGGCCAAAATGGGCTGGGCCAGGCCTGTGCGCTGGGAAAGGGCCTTTTGCGCCAGGGCCTTGCCCCTGGGATCCTCCTGGGAGTAGGGAGCGGGAAGGTGGGGGTCACGGGCGGGGTCAAAGACCTCCAGGTCCAAGCCATTCAGGATGCCAAAGAGCTTTTCCCTATGCCGCCTCAGCACCCCGTCCAGCCCCATGCCGAACTCCGGGGTCTGGATCTCCTCCGCATAGGAGGGGCTCACCGTGGTCACCGCCCGGGCAAAGACGATGCCCCCCTTCATCAGGTTCACCTGGCCGAAGAACTCCAGGGCCTCCATATGGAATAGGCTCCAGGGAAGCCCCGTCCAGTGAAAGAACAGGGCGGGATCCACAAGGCCCTGGTGGGCCAGGTTATGGATGGTGTAGACCACGGGCACGGGGGCGGTCAGGGCAAGGAGCGCGGCCGTCCAGTCATGGGCGTGGACCAGGTCAAACCCCCGGGCCACCCGGCTTGCCGCCAGGGCAAAGCGCAGGTAGCGCTCGGCATCGTCGGGGTAGCCGTAGACCCTCTCCCGGTCAAAACCACTCACGCCCAGGAGGAAAAACCGCACCCCTCCCTCCACCCGCTCTCCCAAAGGGGCCCTTTCCTCCCGGCCCGCAAAGGTATAGGCCACCTCCCCTACCCTTTCGGCCACAAGACCCCGGTGCCAAGGCAGAAGAACCCAGGCCTCCACCCCTAAGGGCCTCAAGGCCTTGGGCAAGGCCCCCACCACATCCGCAAGCCCGCCCACCTTTACCAAGGGGTAGGCCTCAGGGGCCACCATAAGGACCTTCATGGTCACAATATAATCGACTATAATGGTCGTATGCGTAGGGTGTCGGTGAGCCAGGCCAAGGCCCACCTCTCCAAGCTCCTAAGGGAAGTGCGCTCAGGGGAGGAGATCCTCATCCTGGACCGCGGCAGACCCGTGGCCAGGCTGGTGCCCGCCGCCTTGCCCGAGGGCCTGGAAGAGCTGGTGCGCCTGGGAATGGTGCGTCCGGGGAGTGGGGAGGTTCTGGACTTTGCCGGAATGCCCCGGATACCCGGGCTGGTGGAGGCCCTTTTGGAGGAGCGCCGGGAGGAAGGATGAGGTTCTGGGACGCCTCAGCTCTTCTTCCCCTCCTGGCCCTGGAGGCCGCCACGGAAAGGATGCAAAGGCTCTATCTGGAAAATCCCCTGGTGGTGGTCTGGTGGGGAACTGAGCCGGAGCTCTTTTCCGCTCTTGCCCGTAAAGCCCGCGAGGGAGTCCTGAAGGATGCGCCCCTGGCCAAAGCCCTGGATCGTCTGGAAAGGTTACAAAGGGCATGGTACGAGGTGTTACCGGGGGAGGAGGTGCGGAAAACCGTGCGCCGCCTCCTCTTCGCCCACCCCTTGCGCACCGGGGATGCCCTGCAGCTGGCTGCAGCCTGGGTGGCCAGCCGGGGACGGCCCCAGGACCTTCCCTTTGTAACCCTGGATCTGCGCTTGGCAGGAGCGGCTCTTAGGGAAGGGTTCCCCGTACTCCCCGACCCGGGGGAAGCCTAACCCCGCCACTCCCCTTGGGGCAGGGGGATAGCCCCCTCGAGGTCCCCCAGGTAGAGGTACGTCCAGGCGGAAAGGGGGCCCTCCTCCGTTTCCACCCAGACCCGAACCCGCCGGTACTCCTCCCCCTCCTCCTCCAGCCCGTCCAGGAGGGAAAGGGCCTCCTCCGGCAAAAAGAGGACCTCCCCGTAGACCCTTCCCTCCCCGGGAACCATGCCGGGATAGGGGTAAGGGCGGTCCCGCCCCTCGGCCAGGTGAAAAAGGCGAAAGCCCTCCACGTGCCCGGGCAGGACCTTCACCACCAGCCCCTCCACCAAAGGGTAGTTCCTTTCCCCCCGCTTCAGGGTGCCGTAGACAAACACCCGCTCCATCACTCGCCCAGGAAGCGGTAGCCCATCCCCACCACGGTTTCAATGAACCGGGGGCTTTGGGGGTTGTCCTTGAGCTTTTTCCGCAGGAGCCGGATATAGGCGTCCACCACCCGCTCGGAGCCCTCAAACTCAGGTCCCCAAACCCTTTCCAAAAGTTCCTCCCGGGTGTACACCCTTCCCGGGGTCTGGGCCAGAACAAAGAGGAGGTTGGTTTCGGTGGCGGAAAGCTTCAAGGGCTGACCCTCCAGGTAGGCCTTCTTGGCCTCCAGGTCCAGCTCCAGGGGGCCGAAATGCCGCCTTCCCTCCTTGCCGCTTCGGCGGAGAAGGGCCTTGATGCGGGCCAAAAGTTCCCTAAGGGAGAAGGGCTTGCCCAGGTAGTCGTCCGCCCCCTCCAATAGCCCCTCCACCCGGCTATCCTCGTCCGCCTTACCGGTTAGGAGCAAAACCGGAAGCATTGGGTCCAGGTCCCGCAAGGCCTTGAGGACCTCGAGGCCCTCCAGGTCGGGAAGCCCCCGGTCCAGGACCACCAGGTCCGGCTTGGCCTTATTCCAGACCTGATGTAAGGCCTCCCGGCCCGTGCGGGCCCAGTCCACCCCAAGCCCCTCCTTTTCCAGAAATCGCTTGACCAGCTCCCCCACCTGGGGATCGTCCTCCACCAAGAGAATCCGCGCCATAATGCCTTCCTGAATACCCCGTTAATCCTAACGCCCAAGAATCACCACCACTCCAGGATACTCCCCTTCCGGAAGCCGCAAGAGCCGGGCCACGCTCTCATCATAAAAGGTTTCCGCCGGGTAGGCGGCCAAACCCTGGCCCACCGCCGCCAAGAGGACCAGGCCCGCAGCATAGCCTGCCTCCAAAAGAGCATACCGGTACCCCCTTAGCCCAAACAAGGCCTCGCTCCGTTCCGGCACCAGGGTGAAGACCAAAAGGGCCGCCGCCTTCCCCAAATCCAGCCCCAAAAGCGCCTCCGACCAGGAGGCCTCCTCCACCTTGGCGGCAATCTGGAAGAGCTGGTGCTCCTTGGGGAAGTAATGGTACACCCCAGGGAACACCCCCTCCACCCGGCGCACCACCAAATAGGCCTCCAAGGGGTACGCCTCCCCCGCCGAGGGAAACCCCCGCCTCCCCAAGCGTTCCGCCAAGGGATAGAGGACCTGGGAAAGGTCCTTCAGGGTAAGGGCCGAGCCCACCTCGGGCAAAAGGGGCCTGAGCTGGGAAAGCACCCGGAACAAAGGCGGCCCTCCCTCCTCCCGGAAGGGGGGCAGGGCCTGGGTTTCCAGGGGATTGGCGTAGACCTTAGCCTTGGGCCTCCGCTTTAGGGGAAGTTCCTCCCCTTGGGCCAGGCGGGAAAGGCGGTAGAAAAGCTTACCCGGATGCTTCTCCATGGCTAGAAGCGGTAACCCTTGGGCACCACCACCACCCCTTCCGGGGTAACGGTGAACCCCCGGGCCCGGTCGGCCTCGAGGTCATAGCCGATCTCGGTATGGGGAGGGATCTTCACGTCCTTGTCAATGATGGCGTTACGGATCTTGCAGTAGCGGCCCACCTCCACGTCGTCAAAGAGGACGGAGCGCTCCACCAGGCTGTAGGAGTTCACCCGCACCCGGCGGAAGAGGACCGACTCCCGCACCGTCCCGCCGCTCACGATGACGCCCCCGGCCAGAAGGCTGTTCAGCGCCCGGCCCACCCGCTCCCCCGTCTCGTGCACGAACTTGGCAGGGGGGCTGAAGAGGTTGGCGGTCCTTAGGGGCCATTCGGGGTTGAAGAGGTCAAACTCGGGAATGACCTTGACCAGGTCCATGCTGGCCTCAAAGTAGGCGTCCAGGGTGCCCACATCCCGCCAGTACAGGTTGGGACCCTCCTGGCCGGGGATGGGGTTGCGGTGGAAATCATAGGCAAAGACCCTATACCCCTCCTTGAGGGCCCTGGGGATCACATCCTTGCCGAAGTCATGGCTGGAGGTGCTGTCCCGGGCGTCGGCCTCCAGAAGCTCAAAGAGGGCCTCGGTGCGGAAGATGTAGTTGCCCATGGAGGCCAGGGCCAGGTGGGGCTTGTTGGGTAGGGGTTTGGGGCTTTTGGGCTTCTCCTGGAACTCGGTGATGCGCCAGTCCTCGTCCACCTGCAAAACCCCGAAGCGGCTGGCCTCCTCCACCGGCACGGGGTAGGCGGCGATGGTGATGTCGGCGCGTTTTTCGTAGTGGTACTCCACCATGTGGCGGATGTTCATCTTGAAGATGTGGTCCCCCCCGAAGATGGCCACCGCCTGGGGGGCATGGTTGTGCACCAGGTGCAGGTTCTGGTAGATGGCGTCGGCGGTGCCGCGG is a genomic window of Thermus caldifontis containing:
- the ispH gene encoding 4-hydroxy-3-methylbut-2-enyl diphosphate reductase, which encodes MGGMGLKRVYLARPRGFCAGVVMAIQTVERWAEALRPRGELVVYHEIVHNRTVVERLKAQGVHFVEDLAEIERLRQERPLAGTLVFSAHGHPPAVRKKAAEMGFHILDATCPLVTKVHTEARRYAREGYWILLVGDSADHQEVKGTYGEAPERTILVAVHTHVGKDPRLADPRTVEVPDPERVVVLTQTTLSVEDTLKTIEILKKRFPKLVVPARKDLCYATQNRQEAVRRIAPHVDLFLVLTSPHSSNGMRLLELAQSLTGRAYRLESARDLREEWLQGAESVGITSAASTPEDLVQELVALLQAKNPGLEVIEEGEEEGIVFREPRALSPEEVLRGV
- the dusA gene encoding tRNA dihydrouridine(20/20a) synthase DusA, yielding MSDHRLSVAPMVDRTDRHFRYLVRQISRKVRLYTEMTVDQAVLRGKAERLLAFHPAEHPIALQLAGSDPKSLAEAARIGQAWGYDEVNLNLGCPSEKAQEGGFGACLLLDPIRVAEILRAMVEAVEIPVTVKLRLGVEGERYPLLARWVERYGETGVRVFIVHARSALLGLSTRKNREVPPLRHDWVHRLKEDFPHLTFVLNGGVRTLEEALPHLEKVDGVMMGRAVYEDPFVLAEADRQVYGLDHRPNRLEVAQRMRAYLAEEAERGTPPWAVLRHLLNLFRGQAGGRLWRRLLSEGRSLDALDQALRLLQEKVGQEGEEENPNPKGNAAVKRAGLGLSRQGI
- a CDS encoding tetratricopeptide repeat protein, encoding MVKDLEAKALAGDLEAQALLHFVRLLRHKDYPGARAYAEGFPEGPKERLLAGLRLLEEAPERLEDPLFAAEREVVLGVKAVGEGRRQEAEAHFHKALSLDPQHHRALVNLGNLYQERGELEAALDLYQRALKLAPDDPLVHENLAALYKKKGDLDRMVAHMKRATRLKMRPPVPLDPLTGKPQPRPLHRRIPLWVWVFLLALLAYFLLKKP
- a CDS encoding glycogen synthase encodes the protein MKVLMVAPEAYPLVKVGGLADVVGALPKALRPLGVEAWVLLPWHRGLVAERVGEVAYTFAGREERAPLGERVEGGVRFFLLGVSGFDRERVYGYPDDAERYLRFALAASRVARGFDLVHAHDWTAALLALTAPVPVVYTIHNLAHQGLVDPALFFHWTGLPWSLFHMEALEFFGQVNLMKGGIVFARAVTTVSPSYAEEIQTPEFGMGLDGVLRRHREKLFGILNGLDLEVFDPARDPHLPAPYSQEDPRGKALAQKALSQRTGLAQPILAYVGRLDGQKGLDLILEAIPRLRELGFRLLVQGVGEEGLGKALRRAEEENPGFVRFVEAYDEALARLAYAGADALLVPSRFEPCGLVQMIAQRYGTPPVARAVGGLKDTVEDGRTGVLFQTYHPEGLLYGVLRLFRLGPEALGLRGMEKDFSWAKSAEAYRRVYRLALG
- a CDS encoding type II toxin-antitoxin system Phd/YefM family antitoxin; its protein translation is MRRVSVSQAKAHLSKLLREVRSGEEILILDRGRPVARLVPAALPEGLEELVRLGMVRPGSGEVLDFAGMPRIPGLVEALLEERREEG
- a CDS encoding type II toxin-antitoxin system VapC family toxin, coding for MRFWDASALLPLLALEAATERMQRLYLENPLVVVWWGTEPELFSALARKAREGVLKDAPLAKALDRLERLQRAWYEVLPGEEVRKTVRRLLFAHPLRTGDALQLAAAWVASRGRPQDLPFVTLDLRLAGAALREGFPVLPDPGEA
- a CDS encoding gamma-glutamylcyclotransferase family protein — translated: MERVFVYGTLKRGERNYPLVEGLVVKVLPGHVEGFRLFHLAEGRDRPYPYPGMVPGEGRVYGEVLFLPEEALSLLDGLEEEGEEYRRVRVWVETEEGPLSAWTYLYLGDLEGAIPLPQGEWRG
- a CDS encoding response regulator transcription factor, coding for MARILLVEDDPQVGELVKRFLEKEGLGVDWARTGREALHQVWNKAKPDLVVLDRGLPDLEGLEVLKALRDLDPMLPVLLLTGKADEDSRVEGLLEGADDYLGKPFSLRELLARIKALLRRSGKEGRRHFGPLELDLEAKKAYLEGQPLKLSATETNLLFVLAQTPGRVYTREELLERVWGPEFEGSERVVDAYIRLLRKKLKDNPQSPRFIETVVGMGYRFLGE
- a CDS encoding SagB/ThcOx family dehydrogenase: MEKHPGKLFYRLSRLAQGEELPLKRRPKAKVYANPLETQALPPFREEGGPPLFRVLSQLRPLLPEVGSALTLKDLSQVLYPLAERLGRRGFPSAGEAYPLEAYLVVRRVEGVFPGVYHYFPKEHQLFQIAAKVEEASWSEALLGLDLGKAAALLVFTLVPERSEALFGLRGYRYALLEAGYAAGLVLLAAVGQGLAAYPAETFYDESVARLLRLPEGEYPGVVVILGR
- the glgC gene encoding glucose-1-phosphate adenylyltransferase, translating into MVKVEVLGMILAGGQGSRLYPLTAKRAKPAVPFGAKYRIIDFVLNNFVNSGIYSIYVLTQFKAQSLTEHIQRYWRFGAFLDDHFILLVPAQMYRYEELGPVWYRGTADAIYQNLHLVHNHAPQAVAIFGGDHIFKMNIRHMVEYHYEKRADITIAAYPVPVEEASRFGVLQVDEDWRITEFQEKPKSPKPLPNKPHLALASMGNYIFRTEALFELLEADARDSTSSHDFGKDVIPRALKEGYRVFAYDFHRNPIPGQEGPNLYWRDVGTLDAYFEASMDLVKVIPEFDLFNPEWPLRTANLFSPPAKFVHETGERVGRALNSLLAGGVIVSGGTVRESVLFRRVRVNSYSLVERSVLFDDVEVGRYCKIRNAIIDKDVKIPPHTEIGYDLEADRARGFTVTPEGVVVVPKGYRF